attatattataattaaatataaatgttacaatattacaattaaaaatattataaaattcattttatgataataaatttttttgtacatattaaaattaattttaataataatttttaatttttactctttataaatatttttacaattaaatatattattaacaattattattttatattactttaataactaaggatattttggtaatcttcaatttctactaattaaactaattttttaaatctgtcacatcaatcaaattttacactaattctcacaaactttaccttcaaatccactcttaattactcacaaatccactcaaaaaaacaacaaaaaaattaccctcaaattcattcaaatcatctcctttaaatcatctcctccaaatctTCCCAAAGAACACACCCTTAGTGTATTTGATTGAAGTTAGAGAATTTAGATCCATATAAATATCCACACTAAATTGGTTTTCTaccaatttttaataaaaaaaattagtattagttttttaaactatttcttccattcacatgtttttttattggaaaaatatgaaatataaatatatttatactaaatacttgaaataaaaatttactcatttaattttttagaacttttaaaattttgaaattgagattacatatttttttatatttaattcatattgtttaccaagaaaacaatatttatgaTATGTGGAATACTTAATTTTCAAGTTATAATagcaaaaataagatttttatttatttattacggGTACCAATAAATATCATTTGTTTTAAGTATTTATCTCAACAAGGTAATTTGTAGAATAGATAGAAGCAACGTGagagattaaataaaattaattatttaaaaagtaatatttggTATCATTCAGCTCAACTTTATTGTAATTTAACTTTAGATAAttcatcattataaaataattagtatgttatatatcatattataaattaaaaaatttgatatttaaaacaatctctattataaataaaaaaattataattaatttataaattaaagtctaaattagtttttaatattagctattaagattttaattatttaattctaaattagtttaattgaatagttaattttaagaatttaatacaTTAAGATTTGAACATAATGTCATTTATACTTAAttgatatgattatttttataaatttttcttcttcttttctattaATACAACATATTGTGATTTCAATTTTAGTGGAAACAAAATGTTAACATATATAAGTtagaaaaaacttattttatatggAAAGATAATaacatactaaaaaaaaattcatataatgtTTTCATGATCATGACCATGACCATGATCATGACGAATGGttcatattgattttttttttaaattacaattcgtatataatatatatcatctTGAAAGTAAATGATGTGTTGCCTCTTTTTATATATGGAGTTCCTTAATGGTTATAAATAACATTCTATAAAGCATATGATAGATGCATATGGAGGTTTATTCGAACTATTGAGAGGTGGATTCACTTAAACACTTTATGTAGATAAGTATGAGAAttgtaattgaaaataaaaatcataagaCATAATGGATGATGTTATGCTATTCATTCATCTAtgtcaaatatataaacataataacacatgtattgaacTTAAGATTAGAGATTGAGAAGTTTAAACCTCCTTCATCTAATTCATCTAATGTCATTTCATTTGTTGGATATCTCACATCGATTAGATATAAAACCAATTTTcagtatataaatagataaaaacttcacgttacaaactaattttataaagttaagttAGAGTtaataaaatcaactttttaacataatatcaaaACTATATTAGAGTTTATCTTAactaaatttgttatttttttttgttcattattattcaatctatttataatatataagtgagtatACATTTATAAGACGATTTATGAGgttaaattacatataaaattcatttcttaaccccatttaataaataaaagaaaataaagaagattgTTTCTTCTTGTTGGAAGAAAACAAGTCTTCAATAAATTCATtcttataataagaaaaatcattaatattaaaaaataaggctttctttaaattcttaaaaggtttaatacctattttggtccttcctttgggagggtttgttcaaagtggtccctccttttttcaaaagttcactgcAGGTGGCCGTGATGTTGAAGGGTTTCATTGAGATTACttctaattccttttttaatccaaccctaattatattcatttacacgtcatcattatatatattttttaaaacaaattacaatgtcacatcatcaaacattacacacctgACAGCTCTaccgttagtgaacttaacgtcGTTACTAAAAAGGAtgaacttgaacagtttttgcgaaaggtaggactaaagtgaacttttgaaaaaaggagaaaccactttgaacaaaccctcccaaaggaggaatcaaaatagatattaaaccttcTTAAAATGATCATTCAATTTACTTCTGCATCCCATTGCAAGTCCATTTTCTTGAGGGTCAAAGATTTGGATACCCTTACcctaaaaatgatatattaaatcATCCAATAATCCCACATGTCAATTTTGATTTTGTACTTATATTACTACCATTCCAACATTTATCAATACCATTGTCCCTTTTTCACTACAATTTGAAACCAACGTCACTTTATAGCACACCTTCCCCATGTTTCACGCCCACAAATTAATAATGCCtataatttacattatttaattttaaattaaaaaaattaaggataatAGAATATGAAAAGTGGACTTTTGGaagttaaaaaattagtttaaattaaaaaagaattaaaccaACAATCATTCCTACATTTTTATCgcttttatttattcattttattagcAGAATGAAGGAGGTTTGACaaccatttttcctttttttatacTTGGCCAAGTTGCATTTTAACTCCAACAATTCAATATACGAGTGTTTGGTAGAAgattcttttaagtcttaagGAATTTTAGGTTGCCAATATCAAAGTGTTAtgtttgtacaaatattttaaaacccatTTACATTAATTGCTTTCTAATtaagtttgtcattttagtatGGTGATGTTATGGATATACAtggattcaaattttaaaaagtaattcaaAGGTTCATATGAAATGAATCTAAATAATCATAAGTTTCTTTAGATTGAATAACtttaatttacttatatatatatatatatatatatatatatatatatatatatatatatatatatatatatatatatatagttagatatataaatatataatctttttattaaattaacagACAGACACATTAACTAAATGATAGCAAAAAATACAATTGTTATTATATGAAAACCTGAAATAAAATATGcgtatgaatttatttaaaagtgacAATCAAATTTAGTTGAATATATAGgacttttatttgatatatgagGATTAATTTAGAGTAGTTTAGATATTACTTAGTTttgaaattgtattattttaagtaaGCATGGTAATTAAGGGAGgtgttagaaataaaataaaaaatacagatGGGCTCCCAAAAGCAGAAAAAAGGATAGCGTAATGCGAGGGTGCTAATAGAAAGAAGATaaactttctttctcttcaataaaactatatatatattgcttatTTCAAATGACGATTTCCGATCAAatgatttttgtgaaaaatatatttatattgctAGTGAATTCTACTTAAATAGCAAAATAAATTGTAGTGTTGGTAATTAgggtttttaaaatattaagtttttgaGTTAAAACGAAaagatgaaataatttattgatattcTAATTTTCGTGTCATGATTGATTAAAGAGTTTTTTAAtagttacttttaaaattttatttaagatatttttattatttatgaaaatatgtaTACTGTTTCTTTGTgaaaattaaactcaatataaaaaattggcaCTCATTTATCCAaacattctaaaatatttaatgaaaaattaaaatcttttaaaaaaaatatgatactcattaaaaaaatagtaattataatGATTAGAGTATCATGAGAAGATTATTTAAAGTTAAGAAGATATTTATAGCCAAATAAATTTTAGGACACAAtgacacaaaaataataataataataataataataataataataatatgctTTTTTAGAACTATGTGGAAGGCTCGTTAATTGAACTATGTGGAAGGCTCGTTAATTAAACATAACTCGTATTACTGAGacaattttgttcaaaatacatttaattgaACTATGTGGAAGGCTCGTTAATTTTATATGGCATCAATATAGAAACgttcttaaaaataaagaatactttatgttttagttttttttttctatactagagttttaaataatggaaccacgtaaaaaaatagtttatttatttatactattaaataacttcattaaaatttgttcaaagatcagaaattaaaaagaaataaacaaaaatatttgttagaaaTTACAGCgaataaatattaatagtaagTTTTCAATTTATCATCACTTGTTACTTTTTGTTAATGCCACAAAGAAacaataggataatgatactctaacaatatttttttaataatattttaatattatttacgtgtcattctattattgatgtaaaattaatctacaatcaataataatcataaacgcAGACCAATTATAGAATGAAacgtaaatgatattaaaatattgtcaaaatatcattatccaaataatATTAGCAAAATGAAAAGTCTAGTTCAAAATtcgaaaacattaaaaatatgttatttaatttactttccATAAAATATACGAGAATtcactaaaaacaaaaaaatctagTCATTCGTacacaaaaaaaagaagaagaatctaattaaaaaattaaaaaaaatcaattgttgtaatattttatacaaatataaaagttagaaaaaataataactccTTAACATTGAGTACAATGTTAagaataacaaaagaaattattagttAACTCATCTTTCCGTTAGATATCGtttttagataattattataaaattgaataatttaatattatataagagGAAAAGGTACAAATATTGACCGTGACATACGGTAACTGTATTATAACTAAAtgaaattgttgaaaataataatataaagttgtaaaataatgcatataattttttgacaattattGTGTGAGTGTGGATCTCAGAACCACTCATTTTGTGACATGTGAAGAAGCATACAATTTCGGTTTGTCTATATATTGAGGTTTTGCGCTACGTGAAACTGCACACAACCatccatcatcttcttcctcttctttttctgaGAGAGTTTTTCTTTCTAGCTTTGAAAGTAAGAAAAATGTTCATCCAGAGTTTTAAGGTGGAGAGTCCCAACGTGAAGTACACAGAGAGTGAGATTGAGTCTGTGTACAATTACGAAACCACTGAGCTTGTTCACGAGAACAAGAATGGCAGTTATCAGTGGGTTGTGAAGCCCAAAACTgtgaaatatgaatttaaaacaAACACTGATGTGCCTAAATTAGGGTTTGTTTTCTGCGTTTTCCCTTTTCTGTTTTTGCTGTGATTTTgaatgatttatattatttgttttgttgatgtgatttgtttgatatatattagGGTAATGCTTGTTGGTTGGGGTGGAAACAATGGCTCAACGCTCACCGGTGGTGTTATTGCTAACAGAGAGTTAGTTTGATTTTCTTAACCATTAATTTTGAgagttgttattattatttgtggCTAATGAGCATGTTATGATTCTCAGGGGTATTTCATGGGCAACAAAAGACAAGATTCAACAGGCCAATTACTTTGGGTCACTGACCCAGGCATCAGCTATCAGAGTAGGGTCTTTCCAAGGAGAGGAAATATATGCTCCTTTCAAGAGTCTGCTTCCAATGgtattcttttgtttatttccACTCACTCATATTACGTTTTTCTTTACAacttatttttgtcattttctgtaagttgaataaaattgaaattgcaagAAACCagttaaattgaaaattaattagaGATGACAAATGAATcagtaaataaaaacaatataataaataaatataaaaaatattttaagcacttaataatacaatttttttaatggaaatacCTAAACTggtcatattaaaatatttacataaagaTTAACTTCATGTTAGGGATAACTGGTGGTGTGTATGTTCTAACGTATTAAAAACAGATAGGTTAATAAACATGCATGTTCCATGACTCAACGTTTTGCATAATTAAAGTGcacaaaagattttttttttttttgttttaaaaatagataCGAGTTTATGATTTAACGAtgatgtagaaaaaaaaatactattaaaacgtatttttcttttttttttttaaagtaaccATTGAAATTGACATAATTTATcgacataaaaacaaaaaacaattaatgatatTACACTAAAGTcttgttgttaaaatattattaaaattttataggaAATTATCTGAATATTCTCTTTTTTATCCTGCcccacttattttatttattttcctttgtcCCGTGAGTTCAATTCTCTGAGAAATGCTTCTTTATCAAGGAAAAAGTGAAGAAGGCCCACAAAGTATTCAAAATTATTCCATTTATAttaactcatatttttcttaaacaataCTAAAgggaatatataattattttaaattgtatagaTTAAATAAATACACTGTACAACACAGTATAAACTATAAACATGTGACCACACAAGGTGGACATGAACTCATGATACTAACATGTCGAAacataaaaattcttaaatcaaTTATACCTTTTTGTCCAACCATGCATGATCATGAGCGTTAATTTGTGCAGGTAAACCCTGATGATATTGTGTTCGGGGGATGGGATATCAGCAACTTGAACCTGGCTGATGCCATGGCCAGGGCCAAGGTGTTTGACATCGACCTGCAGAAACAGTTGAGGCCTTACATGGAATCCATGACTCCACTCCCTGGAATCTTTGACCCCGATTTCATTGCTGCCAACCAAGGAGACCGTGCCAACAACGTCATCAAGGGCACAAAGAAagaacaagttcaacaaatcaTCAAAGACATTAAGTAAGTCCAACACTCTCAATCTAACTAAACAACTACATCTGTATGTATACACGCAGGGACACACTAGTTAGCATCTTGTATACTCTGTTTGAAACTCACAGAATTTGTTTCATCCACTATTTGTCATGAAAACTCAGGGAGTTTAAGGAAAAGAGCAAGGTTGACAAGGTGGTTGTGCTCTGGACAGCCAACACAGAGAGGTACAGCAACGTAGTTGTGGGATTAAACGACACCGAGGAAAACCTCTTGGCTTCCTTGGACAGGAACGAGGCTGAGATTTCCCCTTCCACCTTGTATGCCATTGCTTGTGTCATGGAAAATGTTCCCTTCATAAATGGAAGCCCTCAAAACACCTTTGTCCCAGGTTCcttgttaattattaattattagtgttaCTATTATGTGGGTCATTAAGTGTTTTATTTAggcaaaagtaaaattgatgAACTTTGGCGGTGTTGTCATCAGGGTTGATTGATCTGGCCATCAGGAGGAACAGTTTGATTGGAGGAGATGACTTTAAGAGTGGTCAGACCAAAATGAAATCTGTGTTGGTGGATTTCCTTGTGGGGGCAGGCATCAAGGTAtatcttttgttctttttcttactAATGTTGGATCACGTGCTTTCACTGGTTAAGGACAGactatcatttattaaattgtttgtTTTCATGCTTAACTGGAATCAAAATAATGTATTGtgttatactatatttatttatgcttGCTAATAAAGTAGAAgcaaattaatgttttttattgtcttgGTGATGACTACAGCCAACATCAATAGTGAGTTACAACCATCTGGGAAACAATGATGGTATGAATCTTTCAGCCCCTCAAACCTTCCGCTCTAAGGAAATTTCCAAGAGCAATGTTGTTGACGACATGGTCAACAGCAACGCCATCCTCTATGAACCTGGCGAACATCCTGACCATGTTGTTGTTATTAAGGTAACTTTTTGTTTCACATTTTAATGCTCACTCTAATTGGTTGTTTATCTGATTCTTTTGTTTATTGGTTATTGAATTTGCAGTATGTGCCTTACGTTGCGGATAGCAAGAGGGCGATGGATGAGTACACTTCAGAGATATTCATGGGTGGAAAGAACACAATAGTGTTACACAACACCTGTGAGGATTCACTATTAGCTGCTCCTATTATCTTGGACCTGGTTCTTCTTGCTGAGCTTAGCACTCGAATCCAGTTTAAAGCTGAAAATGAGGTATGCATATTATGTCTCTGAATCTTCCAATGAATCTTCCAATTTCCAACTTGTGTAATTTTCAGCTTTCTAAGACTAAATGAACTATGGCTTTAACAGGGCAAGTTTCACTCATTCCACCCGGTTGCCACCATCCTCAGTTACTTGACCAAGGCCCCTCTTGTAAGTTTAAATTCTCTATGTACacataatatgaaattttggaAGGTTGCAAAACTAATTATTTGTGGTGGGAACAACACAGGTTCCACCTGGTACTCCAGTGGTGAATGCATTATCGAAGCAGAGAGCTATGCTGGAAAATATCATGAGGGCTTGTGTTGGATTAGCTCCCGAGAACAACATGATCCTGGAGTACAAGTGAAGTAGGAATGAGAGAGTTAGGGTTTGGGGATAGTTTGGTTAAATGTGCCTAAAATTGAACTTATATCCCATACCCTCTTTTTCTGATATCTATTGCAAAATGTGAATTTAAAGATCGTACGATCTCTGTGTCTGTGTTCCTGCGACTTATTTGAGAGCAGGCTATCTACCCATGTAAAATAATACAAGTTATTCAAGTGTCTTGTGCTtaattcacttttcttttaccttttt
This genomic stretch from Vigna radiata var. radiata cultivar VC1973A chromosome 7, Vradiata_ver6, whole genome shotgun sequence harbors:
- the LOC106768641 gene encoding inositol-3-phosphate synthase, with protein sequence MFIQSFKVESPNVKYTESEIESVYNYETTELVHENKNGSYQWVVKPKTVKYEFKTNTDVPKLGVMLVGWGGNNGSTLTGGVIANREGISWATKDKIQQANYFGSLTQASAIRVGSFQGEEIYAPFKSLLPMVNPDDIVFGGWDISNLNLADAMARAKVFDIDLQKQLRPYMESMTPLPGIFDPDFIAANQGDRANNVIKGTKKEQVQQIIKDIKEFKEKSKVDKVVVLWTANTERYSNVVVGLNDTEENLLASLDRNEAEISPSTLYAIACVMENVPFINGSPQNTFVPGLIDLAIRRNSLIGGDDFKSGQTKMKSVLVDFLVGAGIKPTSIVSYNHLGNNDGMNLSAPQTFRSKEISKSNVVDDMVNSNAILYEPGEHPDHVVVIKYVPYVADSKRAMDEYTSEIFMGGKNTIVLHNTCEDSLLAAPIILDLVLLAELSTRIQFKAENEGKFHSFHPVATILSYLTKAPLVPPGTPVVNALSKQRAMLENIMRACVGLAPENNMILEYK